In one window of Nicotiana tabacum cultivar K326 chromosome 12, ASM71507v2, whole genome shotgun sequence DNA:
- the LOC107770514 gene encoding uncharacterized protein LOC107770514, which yields MGSCISKCNPQKDFQEEDNHLDNHECVRDKLVISQAPISPKISLPSSSSTIQKRVSSSPSSSSSSVSLSSFSSIVTNTTLSSSLSSSSSSSSSSCFKDRSFSNDFLLSCAQEHDHILDIKKINKGTTCVTQSMSSTMLRSSSSSSSLSKPPSPRRECNSTTPKKRPRANSPTIVRQKSFRKEPDQQLKGGNIGNNTLNATSTYHHFPNRTTLKSPSPSRRFPSNLNGDSSFRRSVVSKGNNGNILSRSSSLRRENHINNNQPAITPKREGKMRNALQVSPKIDEMEIGEVKSSHDLDSFLMEDINNPLIALDCFIFL from the coding sequence ATGGGTTCTTGCATTAGTAAATGCAACCCCCAAAAAGATTTCCAAGAAGAAGATAATCACCTTGATAACCATGAATGTGTTAGAGATAAGCTTGTGATTTCACAAGCTCCCATATCTCCAAAAatttctcttccttcttcttcttcaactatTCAAAAACGTgtctcttcttctccttcttcatcatcttcttcagtaTCTCTTTCTTCGTTTTCCTCTATTGTGACTAACACAACATTATCTTCATCTTTGTCGTCGTCATCTTCCTCCTCTTCATCCTCTTGTTTCAAGGATCGTTCTTTCTCGAACGACTTCTTATTATCTTGTGCCCAAGAACACGACCATATACTTGAcatcaagaaaataaataaaggaacTACTTGTGTTACTCAAAGTATGTCATCAACCATGTTgcgatcatcatcatcatcatcctcttTATCGAAACCACCTAGTCCTCGAAGGGAGTGCAATTCGACAACCCCTAAGAAAAGGCCACGTGCCAATTCGCCAACAATAGTTCGACAAAAGAGTTTTAGAAAAGAACCTGATCAACAACTCAAGGGAGGAAATATTGGTAACAATACTCTAAATGCTACTTCTACATATCATCATTTTCCTAATAGAACAACCCTTAAGTCACCATCTCCAAGTCGAAGATTTCCCTCAAATTTGAACGGTGACAGCTCGTTTAGAAGATCGGTTGTTTCCAAAGGGAATAATGGGAATATTTTATCAAGATCCTCGTCTTTGAGAAGAGAGAACCATATCAATAATAATCAGCCAGCAATTACTCCAAAACGTGAAGGAAAAATGAGAAATGCACTTCAGGTTTCTCCAAAGATCGATGAAATGGAAATTGGAGAAGTGAAATCAAGTCACGATTTGGACTCCTTTCTCATGGAGGACATTAACAATCCTCTTATTGCCTTGGATTGTTTTATTTTTCTCTAG